In a single window of the Elaeis guineensis isolate ETL-2024a chromosome 4, EG11, whole genome shotgun sequence genome:
- the LOC105043401 gene encoding probable transcriptional regulator SLK3 — translation MAPARVAGGGGPSQSSSASGVFFQGDGQSPATGNSSGNGQSGLGPCSREMNCRALNSGTNSSGPSIGASSLVTDANSALSGRPRLQRSTSINNESCAQLPSSPMSFSSNVILGSSMVDGSSLKRQSQHQHQEQGLVQGASSAPLQSPMAQELDIPLHAQKKSRLDIMQPEDILQMLQRQETLQIQGRQNPQLQARIQQQRLSHQPQLQHMLQSLPQMQRIQLKPQLQQVRHSQLQHQAVQAALPMRRPSDCGICTRRLMQYMYHQRHRPPDNCIAYWRKFVLEYFAPRAKKRWCLASYGNAGNHASGVFPQAAKDSWQCGICGSKSGKGFEATFEVLPRLFQIEFDSGLTDEFLFLDMPREFWLPTGMMVLDYAKAVQESVYEQVRVVHEGQMRIIFMPDLKIVSWEFCARRHEEFLLRRLIVPQVNQLLQAAPIFQAAVSESGSTGASPQDLKSNLNMFVHAGRQLAKILDLRSLNDMGFSKRYMRCVQISEVVNSMKDLIDFSSEHNIGPIESLKKYSEQAAAKRQTNKTLEVDQLMTSQGQQGDHNTFNKIKVAHPGLSSQTNSYCAATGILNNTAQNAMALNNYQYLLRTSANQNQEVLQGDKLRTFVGPSQGRSMPLQGPVSSTLSGPSVSGSLNPQQQQQLQLHNSTMQSSQSNEQEHAIQQLLQEMMNNDSGVPQQAVCTPSVTGNMAAEAFGSGIGCAVGLATRTSAGPVRNGVSLGNNINYASNNVTGTINRTDSSRSTANNGINPGQVVPQNVCLPELDQDIISQVVNNGILNGEPRDVGKGWKM, via the exons GTGATGGCCAGAGTCCTGCCACAGGAAACTCTTCGGGGAATGGGCAGTCTGGCCTGGGACCTTGTTCCCGCGAAATGAACTGCAGAGCCCTGAATAGTGGAACAAATTCCTCTGGGCCTAGTATTGGTGCGAGCTCACTGGTTACAGATGCCAATTCGGCACTTTCTGGACGACCCCGATTGCAGAGAAGCACCAGTATCAACAATGAGTCATGCGCACAGCTTCCATCTTCGCCCATGTCTTTCTCCTCCAATGTTATCTTGGGTTCCTCAATGGTGGATGGCTCCTCCCTCAAGAGACAGAGCCAGCACCAACACCAAGAGCAGGGACTGGTGCAAGGGGCTTCCAGTGCTCCACTGCAGTCCCCAATGGCACAGGAGCTGGACATTCCATTGCATGCCCAAAAGAAATCAAGGCTTGACATCATGCAGCCGGAGGATATCCTGCAGATGTTGCAGAGGCAGGAGACATTGCAGATTCAGGGGCGCCAGAATCCACAATTGCAGGCTAGGATCCAACAACAAAGATTATCACACCAGCCTCAGCTGCAGCACATGTTGCAGTCCTTGCCACAGATGCAGCGTATCCAGCTGAAGCCACAACTCCAGCAAGTGAGACACAGCCAACTCCAGCATCAGGCTGTGCAGGCAGCGCTCCCTATGAGACGCCCTTCAGATTGTGGGATATGTACTCGGCGGCTTATGCAATACATGTATCACCAGCGACATCGACCACCC GATAATTGTATAGCATACTGGAGGAAATTTGTGCTTGAGTATTTTGCACCACGAGCTAAGAAAAGGTGGTGTTTAGCATCATATGGAAATGCTGGCAACCATGCCTCTGGTGTTTTCCCTCAAGCAGCTAAG GATTCATGGCAGTGTGGTATCTGTGGTTCTAAATCTGGAAAAGGATTTG AGGCTACATTTGAAGTACTTCCTCGGCTATTTCAGATCGAATTTGACAGTGGGCTTACCGATGAGTTTTTATTTCTTGACATGCCCCGCGAATTCTGGCTTCCTACAGGAATGATGGTGTTGGACTATGCAAAAGCTGTTCAAGAAAGTGTCTATGAACAAGTTCGTGTTGTTCATGAGGGTCAAATGCGAATCATATTCATGCCAGATTTAAAG ATAGTGTCTTGGGAGTTTTGTGCTCGACGTCATGAAGAATTTTTACTTCGTCGATTAATAGTACCTCAG GTTAACCAGTTATTACAAGCTGCTCCAATCTTTCAAGCTGCAGTAAGTGAAAGTGGATCAACTGGGGCCTCCCCACAAGATCTAAAGTCTAACTTGAACAT GTTTGTTCATGCTGGTCGTCAGCTAGCAAAAATCCTGGATCTACGGTCATTAAATGACATGGGATTTTCCAAAAGATACATGCGGTGTGTACAG ATATCAGAGGTTGTAAATAGCATGAAAGATTTGATCGATTTTAGCTCTGAGCACAACATTGGACCCATAG AGAGCCTGAAGAAGTACTCTGAGCAAGCTGCAGCTAAGCGTCAGACCAACAAGACACTTGAGGTTGATCAGCTGATGACTTCTCAGGGCCAACAAGGTGATCACAAcacatttaataaaattaaagttGCGCATCCAGGGTTAAGCAGCCAGACAAACAGTTACTGTGCTGCTACTGGAATCCTGAATAACACTGCTCAGAATGCAATGGCATTGAATAACTACCAGTACTTACTGAGGACCTCTGCAAATCAAAATCAGGAAGTACTGCAAGGAGACAAGTTACGTACCTTTGTTGGTCCTAGTCAGGGACGGTCTATGCCTTTACAGGGTCCTGTTTCATCAACTCTTTCAGGGCCATCTGTTAGTGGTTCATTGAACCCTCAGCAGCAGCAACAACTGCAATTGCATAACAGTACTATGCAGTCTTCACAATCAAATGAGCAGGAACATGCAATTCAGCAACTACTGCAAGAAATGATGAATAATGACAGCGGGGTGCCACAGCAGGCTGTCTGTACACCAAGTGTGACTGGTAACATGGCAGCAGAGGCTTTTGGTAGTGGAATTGGCTGTGCTGTAGGCTTGGCAACGAGGACTAGTGCTGGACCAGTCAGGAATGGAGTGTCATTGGGAAATAACATAAATTATGCATCAAATAATGTTACGGGGACGATAAACAGGACCGACAGCTCCAGATCTACTGCCAACAACGGTATTAATCCTGGTCAGGTTGTGCCTCAAAATGTTTGTCTACCTGAACTTGATCAGGACATTATTTCTCAGGTTGTGAATAATGGGATCTTAAACGGGGAGCCTAGGGACGTGGGTAAGGGATGGAAGATGTGA